A region from the Streptomyces lydicus genome encodes:
- a CDS encoding CsbD family protein → MTAKRKMQAKGAQVIGAMKEVVGRATHNRKLEAEGKAEKTAGHGLDAGEKAKDAVRRPWQH, encoded by the coding sequence ATGACTGCCAAGCGCAAGATGCAGGCCAAGGGCGCGCAGGTCATAGGCGCCATGAAGGAAGTCGTCGGCCGGGCCACGCACAACCGCAAGCTGGAGGCCGAGGGCAAGGCCGAGAAGACCGCGGGGCACGGGCTGGACGCGGGCGAGAAGGCCAAGGACGCGGTACGCAGGCCCTGGCAGCACTGA
- the argS gene encoding arginine--tRNA ligase: MASVTSLAASVHQRVADALSAALPEAGAADPLLRRSDRADFQANGMLALAKKLKGNPRELATKVVAEIGDNDLLQEIEVSGPGFLNITITDRAITETLAARADDDRLGVPLKEQPGVTVIDYAQPNVAKEMHVGHLRSAVIGDALRHILDFTGERTIGRHHIGDWGTQFGMLIQYLIENPGELAPAADVDGEQAISNLNRVYKASRAVFDSDEQFKERARKRVVALQSGDAETLDLWQRFVDESKVYFYSVFEKLDMEIRDDEIVGESAYNDMMAETARLLEESGVAVRSEGALVVFFDEIRGKDDQPVPLIVQKADGGFGYAASDLSAIRNRVLDLKATTLLYVVDVRQSLHFKMVFETARRAGWLTDGITAHNMGYGTVLGADGKPFKTRAGETVRLEDLLDEAAERATTVVREKGAAVGLTEQEITENGAQVGIGAVKYADLSTSPSRDYKFDLDQMVSLNGDTSVYLQYAYARIRSIFRKAGDAAPAAHPELALAPAERALGLHLDQFGETVAEAAAAYEPHKVAAYLYGLASLFTTFYDQCPVLKAEGGPDQIANRLFLCELTARTLHQGMALLGIRTPERL; the protein is encoded by the coding sequence ATGGCCTCGGTCACTTCCCTCGCAGCTTCGGTTCACCAGCGCGTCGCGGACGCCCTCTCGGCAGCCCTGCCGGAGGCCGGCGCCGCGGACCCGCTGCTGCGCCGAAGCGACCGGGCGGATTTCCAGGCCAACGGCATGCTGGCGCTGGCCAAGAAGCTCAAGGGCAATCCGCGGGAGCTGGCGACCAAGGTCGTCGCGGAGATCGGCGACAACGACCTCCTCCAGGAGATCGAGGTCTCCGGCCCCGGCTTCCTCAACATCACGATCACCGACCGGGCGATCACCGAGACGCTGGCCGCGCGCGCCGACGACGACCGGCTCGGCGTCCCGCTGAAGGAGCAGCCCGGCGTCACGGTCATCGACTACGCCCAGCCGAACGTCGCCAAGGAGATGCACGTCGGGCACCTGCGCTCGGCGGTCATCGGCGACGCCCTGCGCCACATCCTGGACTTCACCGGCGAGCGGACGATCGGCCGGCACCACATCGGCGACTGGGGCACCCAGTTCGGCATGCTCATCCAGTACCTGATCGAGAACCCCGGCGAGCTGGCCCCGGCGGCCGACGTCGACGGCGAACAGGCGATCAGCAACCTCAACCGCGTCTACAAGGCCTCGCGCGCCGTCTTCGACTCGGACGAGCAGTTCAAGGAGCGGGCCCGCAAGCGCGTCGTGGCGCTCCAGTCCGGCGACGCGGAGACCCTCGACCTGTGGCAGCGGTTCGTGGACGAGTCGAAGGTCTACTTCTACTCGGTCTTCGAGAAGCTGGACATGGAGATCCGCGACGACGAGATCGTCGGCGAGTCCGCGTACAACGACATGATGGCCGAGACGGCGCGGCTGCTGGAGGAGTCGGGCGTCGCCGTCCGCTCCGAGGGCGCGCTGGTGGTCTTCTTCGACGAGATCCGCGGCAAGGACGACCAGCCGGTGCCGCTGATCGTGCAGAAGGCGGACGGCGGCTTCGGCTACGCGGCCTCCGACCTCTCCGCGATCCGCAACCGCGTCCTCGACCTGAAGGCGACGACGCTGCTGTACGTCGTCGACGTCCGCCAGTCGCTGCACTTCAAGATGGTCTTCGAGACGGCCCGCCGGGCGGGCTGGCTGACCGACGGCATCACCGCGCACAACATGGGCTACGGCACGGTCCTCGGTGCGGACGGCAAGCCGTTCAAGACCCGTGCGGGCGAGACCGTACGCCTGGAGGACCTGCTCGACGAGGCGGCCGAGCGGGCGACCACGGTGGTGCGCGAGAAGGGCGCGGCGGTCGGCCTGACCGAGCAGGAGATCACCGAGAACGGTGCGCAGGTGGGCATCGGCGCGGTGAAGTACGCGGACCTGTCGACGTCGCCGAGCCGCGACTACAAGTTCGACCTGGACCAGATGGTCTCGCTCAACGGCGACACCTCGGTGTACCTCCAGTACGCCTACGCCCGGATCCGGTCGATCTTCCGCAAGGCCGGTGACGCGGCCCCCGCGGCGCACCCGGAGCTGGCGCTGGCCCCGGCGGAGCGGGCGCTGGGTCTGCACCTCGACCAGTTCGGCGAGACCGTCGCCGAAGCCGCCGCGGCCTACGAGCCGCACAAGGTCGCCGCGTACCTCTACGGCCTCGCCTCGCTCTTCACGACCTTCTACGACCAGTGCCCGGTCCTGAAGGCCGAGGGCGGCCCGGACCAGATCGCGAACCGGCTGTTCCTGTGCGAGCTGACCGCCCGCACCCTCCACCAGGGCATGGCGCTGCTCGGCATCCGGACGCCCGAGCGGCTCTGA
- the lysS gene encoding lysine--tRNA ligase, producing MAQQSTETDWVSRFADEVIAEAERRAPGKPVVCASGLSPSGPIHLGNLREVMTPHLVADEIRRRGYEVRHLISWDDYDRYRKVPDGVAGVDKEAWAEHIGKPLTAVPAPAGSAYPNWAEHFKAAMSEALAELGVEYDGISQTEQYTAGVYREQILHAMKHRADIDAILGQYRTKKAPAKKSQKPVDEAELEAAEGSGAAAEDDGSGGSAGYFPYKPYCGQCEKDLTTVTSYDDETTELAYTCTECGFGETVRLSEFNRGKLVWKVDWPMRWAYEGVIFEPSGVDHSSPGSSFVVGGQIVRQIFDGDQPIGPMYAFVGISGMAKMSSSRGGVPTPGDALKIMEAPLLRWLYARRKPNQSFKIAFDQEIQRLYDEWDKLEAKVADGTALPADAAAYARAARTAAGELPRTPRPLPYRTLASVADITAGHDEQTLRILGELDPDNPVTSLDETRPRLARAEYWINTQVPAEQRTIVRDEPDADLLGTLDEQSRGSLRLLLDGLDEHWSLDGLTTLVYGVPKVQAGLEPDAKPTPELKVAQRAFFALLYQLLVGRDTGPRLPTLLLAVGADRVRKLLGG from the coding sequence GTGGCTCAGCAGAGCACCGAGACCGACTGGGTCTCCAGGTTCGCGGACGAGGTCATTGCCGAGGCGGAGCGCCGCGCCCCGGGCAAACCGGTCGTCTGCGCCTCGGGCCTGAGCCCGTCCGGCCCGATCCACCTCGGCAACCTCCGCGAGGTCATGACCCCGCACCTCGTCGCCGACGAGATCCGCCGCCGCGGGTACGAGGTCCGTCACCTCATCTCGTGGGACGACTACGACCGCTACCGCAAGGTTCCGGACGGCGTCGCGGGCGTCGACAAGGAGGCCTGGGCCGAGCACATCGGCAAGCCGCTGACCGCGGTGCCGGCCCCGGCCGGTTCGGCGTACCCGAACTGGGCGGAGCACTTCAAGGCCGCCATGAGCGAGGCGCTGGCCGAGCTGGGCGTCGAGTACGACGGCATCAGCCAGACCGAGCAGTACACCGCCGGTGTCTACCGCGAGCAGATCCTGCACGCGATGAAGCACCGCGCGGACATCGACGCGATCCTCGGCCAGTACCGCACCAAGAAGGCGCCGGCCAAGAAGTCGCAGAAGCCGGTCGACGAAGCCGAGCTGGAGGCCGCCGAGGGCTCGGGCGCGGCCGCCGAGGACGACGGCAGCGGCGGCTCGGCCGGCTACTTCCCGTACAAGCCCTACTGCGGGCAGTGCGAGAAGGACCTGACCACGGTCACCTCGTACGACGACGAGACCACCGAGCTGGCCTACACCTGCACCGAGTGCGGCTTCGGCGAAACGGTCCGGCTGAGCGAGTTCAACCGCGGCAAGCTGGTCTGGAAGGTCGACTGGCCGATGCGGTGGGCCTACGAGGGCGTGATCTTCGAGCCGTCCGGTGTCGACCACTCCTCGCCGGGCTCGTCCTTCGTCGTCGGCGGTCAGATCGTCCGGCAGATCTTCGACGGCGACCAGCCCATCGGCCCCATGTACGCCTTCGTCGGCATCAGCGGCATGGCCAAGATGTCGTCGTCGCGGGGCGGGGTGCCGACGCCGGGTGACGCGCTGAAGATCATGGAGGCGCCGCTGCTGCGCTGGCTGTACGCGCGCCGCAAGCCCAACCAGTCCTTCAAGATCGCCTTCGACCAGGAGATCCAGCGGCTCTACGACGAGTGGGACAAGCTGGAGGCCAAGGTCGCCGACGGCACCGCGCTGCCGGCCGACGCCGCCGCGTACGCCCGGGCGGCCCGTACCGCCGCCGGTGAGCTGCCCCGCACGCCGCGGCCGCTGCCGTACCGCACCCTCGCCTCGGTCGCGGACATCACCGCGGGCCACGACGAGCAGACGCTCCGGATCCTCGGCGAACTCGACCCGGACAACCCCGTCACCTCGCTGGACGAGACCCGGCCGCGGCTCGCCAGGGCCGAGTACTGGATCAACACCCAGGTCCCGGCCGAACAGCGCACCATCGTCCGCGACGAGCCCGACGCGGACCTGCTCGGCACGCTCGACGAGCAGTCCCGGGGCTCGCTGCGGCTGCTGCTCGACGGCCTGGACGAGCACTGGTCGCTGGACGGCCTGACCACCCTGGTCTACGGCGTTCCGAAGGTGCAGGCGGGCCTGGAGCCGGACGCCAAGCCGACGCCGGAGCTGAAGGTCGCCCAGCGTGCCTTCTTCGCGCTGCTCTACCAGCTGCTGGTCGGGCGGGACACCGGGCCGCGGCTTCCCACGCTGCTGCTGGCCGTGGGGGCGGACCGGGTGCGGAAGCTGCTGGGGGGCTGA
- a CDS encoding DUF2637 domain-containing protein, which produces MAAPLKLTRTHRILIGVVIAGAVVIAGIGFAGSYAAVRELALKKGFGTFAYFFPLGIDAGICVLLALDLLLTWIRMPFPLLRQTAWLLTVATVAFNAAAASDPLGMGMHAVIPVLFVVTVEAARHAVGRIADITADKHMEGVRITRWLLAPVPTFLLWRRMKLWELRSYDAVIKLEQERLVYQARLRSRFGRSWRRKAPVESLMPLRLARFGVPLAQTAPAGLAAAGIEPQLLPAPPRSAAPAVEPKAQEPAGNQTPAEAQAPVEAHEPAEAHEPAGAEDLPNQWFAAPQQVTYQGDYDPTFAPEQQHRPQPPYDAQQPAYEQHQQAPAHEQAPVPPPRTPEPDPQFPVPNGAGGTRPLGMGTPEAAPQPAPAPQAQAQAQTTQAQAQAPTATPTDEDLYQVFRHSIEGEGMPTPGAFAANLEAQYGTRLRSRELNRYMDRFSDRLNAEMMDEHIA; this is translated from the coding sequence GTGGCCGCGCCACTGAAGCTGACACGCACACACCGGATACTCATCGGAGTGGTCATCGCCGGCGCGGTGGTGATCGCCGGCATCGGCTTCGCCGGCTCCTACGCGGCCGTGCGGGAGCTGGCCCTCAAGAAGGGCTTCGGCACCTTCGCCTACTTCTTCCCCCTCGGCATCGACGCGGGCATCTGCGTCCTGCTCGCGCTGGATCTGCTGCTGACCTGGATCCGCATGCCGTTCCCGCTGCTGCGGCAGACGGCGTGGCTGCTGACGGTCGCCACGGTGGCGTTCAACGCCGCGGCGGCGTCCGACCCCCTGGGCATGGGCATGCACGCCGTCATCCCGGTGCTGTTCGTCGTCACCGTCGAGGCCGCCCGGCACGCCGTCGGGCGGATCGCCGACATCACGGCGGACAAGCACATGGAGGGTGTGCGGATCACGCGCTGGCTGCTGGCGCCCGTCCCGACGTTCCTGTTGTGGCGGCGGATGAAGCTGTGGGAGCTGCGGTCGTACGACGCGGTGATCAAGCTGGAGCAGGAACGGCTCGTGTATCAGGCACGCCTGCGGTCGCGGTTCGGGCGGAGCTGGCGTCGTAAGGCTCCCGTGGAGTCCCTGATGCCGCTGCGGCTCGCCCGGTTCGGGGTGCCGCTGGCCCAGACCGCTCCCGCGGGGCTGGCCGCCGCGGGCATCGAACCGCAGCTGCTGCCGGCGCCCCCGCGGTCCGCGGCACCCGCCGTGGAGCCGAAGGCCCAGGAGCCGGCCGGGAACCAGACGCCGGCAGAGGCCCAGGCGCCCGTCGAGGCCCACGAGCCGGCAGAGGCCCACGAGCCGGCCGGGGCCGAGGACCTGCCGAACCAGTGGTTCGCGGCGCCGCAGCAGGTGACCTACCAGGGCGACTACGACCCGACGTTCGCCCCTGAGCAGCAGCACCGGCCCCAGCCCCCGTACGACGCACAGCAGCCCGCGTACGAGCAGCACCAGCAGGCACCAGCTCACGAGCAGGCCCCCGTACCGCCGCCCCGCACGCCGGAGCCCGACCCGCAGTTCCCGGTGCCGAACGGTGCGGGCGGAACGCGCCCACTCGGCATGGGCACCCCGGAGGCCGCCCCGCAGCCCGCTCCGGCCCCCCAGGCACAGGCACAGGCACAGACGACGCAGGCCCAGGCACAGGCACCCACCGCAACCCCGACCGACGAGGACCTGTACCAGGTGTTCCGCCACTCCATAGAGGGCGAAGGCATGCCCACACCGGGCGCCTTCGCGGCCAACCTGGAGGCCCAGTACGGGACCCGCCTGCGGTCACGGGAACTGAACCGCTACATGGACCGGTTCAGCGACCGCCTCAACGCGGAAATGATGGACGAGCACATCGCCTGA
- a CDS encoding DUF3558 domain-containing protein, protein MHRSAKRLASLLTCAAVPVLLVAGCSGSDSDSSGDASSSASKSAAKPSPSVAPAKYKTLPNPCELFSKDSVKKMLPKAKDAAGDRGKSSDNTSHGTCSWTSSDEKGVDGTQWRWLDTNLQRYDSDPGVGSGEKRATDFYTKQISEAKATKNAKKLATVQTSGTGDEATAITYDVKRDGTNFKNTTLVARVSNVVVSINYNGAGLAGADAPKTADLLKQTQAAAKEAVTAVTKANG, encoded by the coding sequence ATGCACCGTTCAGCCAAGCGCCTCGCCAGCCTCCTCACCTGCGCAGCAGTACCGGTGCTGCTCGTCGCCGGCTGCTCCGGCTCGGACAGCGACAGCTCCGGTGACGCCTCTTCCTCCGCCTCCAAGAGCGCGGCCAAGCCGTCGCCGAGCGTCGCGCCCGCCAAGTACAAGACGCTGCCGAACCCGTGCGAGCTGTTCTCCAAGGACAGCGTCAAGAAGATGCTGCCCAAGGCGAAGGACGCCGCCGGTGACCGGGGCAAGTCCTCGGACAACACCTCCCACGGCACCTGCTCCTGGACCAGCTCGGACGAGAAGGGCGTCGACGGCACCCAGTGGCGCTGGCTGGACACCAACCTGCAGCGCTACGACTCCGACCCGGGCGTCGGCAGCGGCGAAAAGCGCGCCACGGACTTCTACACCAAGCAGATATCCGAGGCGAAGGCCACCAAGAACGCCAAGAAGCTCGCGACCGTCCAGACCTCCGGCACCGGCGACGAAGCCACCGCGATCACCTACGACGTGAAGCGGGACGGCACCAACTTCAAGAACACCACCCTCGTCGCCCGCGTCTCCAACGTCGTCGTGTCGATCAACTACAACGGCGCGGGCCTGGCGGGCGCGGACGCCCCCAAGACCGCCGACCTGCTCAAGCAGACTCAGGCCGCCGCCAAGGAGGCGGTCACCGCCGTCACCAAGGCCAACGGCTGA
- a CDS encoding RtcB family protein: MSYVEVPGAQVPIRMWTDPATVEDVAMQQLRNVATLPWIKGLAVMPDVHYGKGATVGSVIALHGAVCPAAVGVDIGCGMSAVKTSLTANDLPGDLSRLRSKIEQAIPVGRGMHEDPVDPGRLHGYPTAGWGDFWSRFDGVADAVKFRQERATKQMGSLGSGNHFIEFCLDDTGAVWLMLHSGSRNIGKELAEFHMGQAQKLPHNQGLVDRDLAVFIADTPPMAAYRNDLFWAQEYAKHNRAVMMALFQDVVRKEFKKARPTFEPVISCHHNYVAEERYDGMDLLVTRKGAIRAGSGEYGIIPGSMGTGSYIVRGLGNAASFNSASHGAGRKMSRNAAKKRFSTQDLEDQTRGVECRKDSGVVDEIPGAYKPIEKVIDQQRDLVEVVAKLKQVVCVKG, from the coding sequence ATGTCGTACGTCGAGGTGCCCGGTGCCCAGGTACCGATCCGGATGTGGACGGATCCGGCCACGGTCGAGGACGTCGCGATGCAGCAGCTGCGCAATGTCGCCACCCTGCCGTGGATCAAGGGCCTGGCCGTGATGCCGGATGTCCATTACGGCAAAGGCGCCACCGTCGGCTCGGTGATCGCCCTGCACGGCGCGGTCTGCCCGGCGGCGGTCGGCGTGGACATCGGCTGCGGGATGAGCGCGGTGAAGACCTCGCTCACCGCCAACGACCTCCCCGGTGATCTCTCCCGGCTCCGGTCGAAGATCGAGCAGGCGATTCCGGTGGGTCGCGGGATGCACGAGGATCCGGTCGACCCCGGGCGGCTGCACGGCTACCCGACGGCGGGATGGGGAGACTTCTGGTCGCGGTTCGACGGGGTGGCCGATGCGGTCAAGTTCCGCCAGGAACGCGCCACGAAGCAGATGGGTTCGCTGGGAAGCGGCAACCACTTCATCGAGTTCTGCCTCGACGACACCGGCGCGGTGTGGCTGATGCTGCACTCCGGCTCCCGGAACATCGGCAAGGAGCTCGCCGAGTTCCACATGGGGCAGGCGCAGAAGCTGCCGCACAACCAGGGCCTGGTCGACCGCGATCTCGCCGTCTTCATCGCGGACACCCCGCCGATGGCGGCGTACCGCAACGACCTGTTCTGGGCGCAGGAGTACGCGAAGCACAACCGGGCCGTGATGATGGCGCTCTTCCAGGACGTCGTCCGCAAGGAGTTCAAGAAGGCCAGGCCGACGTTCGAGCCGGTGATCTCCTGCCACCACAACTATGTGGCGGAGGAGCGGTACGACGGCATGGATCTGCTGGTGACCCGTAAGGGGGCGATCCGGGCCGGCAGTGGCGAGTACGGCATCATTCCGGGCTCGATGGGCACCGGCTCGTACATCGTCAGGGGCCTCGGCAACGCCGCGTCCTTCAACTCCGCCTCCCACGGCGCCGGTCGCAAGATGAGCCGGAACGCCGCGAAGAAGCGGTTCTCCACCCAGGACCTGGAGGACCAGACGCGGGGCGTGGAGTGCCGTAAGGACTCCGGTGTGGTGGACGAGATCCCGGGGGCCTACAAGCCGATCGAGAAGGTCATCGATCAGCAGCGGGACCTGGTCGAGGTGGTCGCCAAGCTCAAGCAGGTGGTGTGTGTGAAGGGCTGA
- a CDS encoding serine hydrolase domain-containing protein: MSLPHPARRRRLRIAGTTTAVMLSLVAAAVPAQAATAPAPGAHAAAGTTAHPGRLDHKALDERLAALRKAGMYGAYAAVREGRDEWRGAAGVADIATNRPVGPQMQHRVGSLTKAFTSVAVLQQVSAGRIDLDAPLARYLPDLAPGERGRKITIRMLLNHTSGIADYIPGAFPTLLKGSTESIDANRYRHFAPEELARIGLQAAPTGKPGEKWSYSNTNYVIAGMLLQKVTGEDPQEYITRHVIRKAGLKHTYFPTSARISGPHSKMYESFYGLVNPARDYSTYDMSWAGTAGALVSTMEDVNDFYRTLLTGELLAPAELRQMQTTVESKDGEGNVLTRYGLGIEAIDTVCGRFWGHTGSVWGAETVTYSTPDGKRQMTFGLNRTKYQQLDATGHIKPGPIDTAIWAFEAKAMCDRDAPAEPRRFAQPAAPKALEERPVPLTRPLAPLTPGR, translated from the coding sequence ATGTCCCTGCCCCACCCGGCCCGCCGCCGTCGTTTACGAATCGCCGGCACCACCACGGCCGTGATGCTCTCACTGGTGGCAGCGGCGGTACCGGCCCAGGCCGCAACGGCCCCCGCGCCCGGCGCCCATGCCGCCGCAGGAACGACGGCCCACCCGGGCCGTCTCGACCACAAAGCACTGGACGAGAGACTGGCAGCACTACGCAAAGCGGGTATGTACGGTGCCTACGCGGCCGTCCGGGAGGGCCGGGACGAATGGCGGGGTGCGGCCGGTGTCGCCGACATCGCCACCAACCGCCCCGTCGGGCCGCAGATGCAACACCGGGTGGGCAGCCTCACCAAGGCGTTCACCTCCGTCGCCGTGCTGCAGCAGGTCAGCGCGGGCCGGATCGATCTGGACGCCCCCCTGGCCCGTTACCTCCCCGACCTCGCCCCCGGTGAGCGCGGCCGGAAGATCACCATCCGGATGCTGCTCAACCACACCAGCGGCATAGCCGACTACATCCCTGGCGCCTTTCCCACCCTCCTCAAGGGGAGTACCGAGAGCATCGACGCCAACCGTTACCGCCACTTCGCCCCTGAGGAGCTCGCACGCATAGGCCTGCAGGCAGCGCCGACGGGAAAGCCCGGCGAGAAGTGGTCTTACTCGAACACCAATTACGTCATCGCGGGAATGCTGCTGCAGAAGGTCACCGGCGAGGATCCGCAGGAGTACATCACCCGCCATGTCATCCGCAAGGCCGGGCTGAAGCACACCTATTTCCCGACCTCCGCACGGATATCCGGGCCACATTCCAAGATGTACGAATCCTTCTACGGACTGGTCAACCCGGCCCGTGACTACAGCACATACGACATGTCCTGGGCCGGTACCGCCGGGGCGCTGGTCTCGACGATGGAGGACGTGAACGACTTCTACCGGACGCTGCTGACCGGCGAACTTCTCGCCCCCGCCGAACTCCGCCAGATGCAGACCACCGTCGAGTCCAAGGACGGAGAGGGCAATGTACTGACGCGCTACGGCCTCGGCATCGAGGCGATCGACACCGTGTGCGGGCGCTTCTGGGGACACACCGGCTCGGTGTGGGGCGCCGAGACGGTGACGTACTCGACGCCCGACGGCAAACGCCAGATGACGTTCGGGCTCAACCGGACCAAGTACCAGCAGCTCGACGCGACGGGTCACATCAAGCCGGGCCCGATAGACACCGCGATCTGGGCCTTCGAGGCGAAGGCGATGTGCGACCGCGATGCGCCCGCCGAGCCGCGACGGTTCGCGCAGCCGGCCGCGCCGAAGGCTCTCGAAGAGCGGCCCGTCCCGCTCACCCGTCCGCTGGCTCCGCTGACGCCGGGTCGCTGA
- a CDS encoding type A2 lantipeptide — MRKDSMPQNEAHEIADSELDNVSGGILGAENLLGGGASSLPALPALPALPALPALGGSVSGGVSGQLGPVSGHAGISGGAGI, encoded by the coding sequence ATGCGTAAGGACTCCATGCCCCAGAACGAGGCTCACGAGATCGCCGACAGTGAACTGGACAATGTCTCCGGAGGAATTCTCGGGGCCGAAAACCTGCTGGGCGGCGGAGCCTCCTCCCTGCCTGCTCTGCCTGCTCTGCCTGCTCTGCCTGCGCTGCCCGCTCTGGGCGGTTCGGTTTCGGGCGGCGTGAGCGGTCAGCTCGGCCCCGTCTCGGGCCATGCAGGGATTTCCGGCGGCGCCGGCATCTGA
- a CDS encoding SDR family NAD(P)-dependent oxidoreductase yields MTAEVRTAVVTGASSGIGAATARALAAAGYRVVLTARRKDRIEELAAELPDAEAYALDVTDRAAVDAFAAALDRYPSVDVLVNNAGGAYGAEPVATGDPADWRAMYEVNVLGVLHMTQALLPALTASGEGTVVVLSSTAGHGTYEGGGGYVAAKHGAHVIAETLRLELCGEPVRVIEVAPGMVKTDEFATTRFRGDAAKAAKVYEGVDQPLNADDVADTITWAITRPAHVNIDLLVVRPRAQASNSKVHRTT; encoded by the coding sequence ATGACCGCCGAGGTCCGTACCGCCGTCGTCACCGGAGCGAGCAGCGGCATCGGCGCCGCCACCGCGCGCGCCCTGGCCGCTGCCGGCTACCGCGTGGTGCTCACCGCCCGCCGCAAGGACCGCATCGAGGAGCTCGCCGCCGAGCTGCCGGACGCCGAGGCCTACGCCCTCGACGTCACCGACCGCGCCGCCGTCGACGCCTTCGCGGCCGCCCTCGACCGCTACCCCTCCGTCGACGTCCTGGTCAACAACGCCGGCGGGGCCTACGGCGCGGAGCCGGTCGCCACCGGCGACCCCGCCGACTGGCGCGCGATGTACGAGGTCAATGTGCTGGGCGTGCTCCACATGACCCAGGCGCTGCTGCCCGCCCTCACCGCCTCCGGCGAGGGCACGGTCGTCGTGCTCTCCTCCACCGCCGGCCACGGCACCTACGAGGGCGGCGGCGGTTATGTCGCCGCCAAGCACGGCGCCCATGTCATCGCGGAAACGCTCCGTCTGGAGCTGTGCGGCGAGCCGGTGCGCGTCATCGAGGTCGCCCCGGGCATGGTCAAGACCGACGAGTTCGCCACCACCCGCTTCCGTGGCGACGCCGCCAAGGCGGCCAAGGTCTATGAGGGCGTCGACCAGCCGCTGAACGCGGACGATGTCGCCGACACCATCACCTGGGCGATCACCCGCCCCGCCCACGTCAACATCGACCTGCTGGTGGTCCGCCCCCGCGCCCAGGCCTCCAACTCCAAGGTCCACCGCACCACCTGA
- a CDS encoding YnfA family protein: MLFARSAALFLVAALFEIGGAWLVWQGVREHKGWVWIGAGVIALGVYGWVATFQPDAAFGRILAAYGGVFVAGSLAWGAIADGYRPDRWDVTGALICLAGMAVIMYAPRGR; the protein is encoded by the coding sequence ATGCTGTTCGCCCGCTCCGCCGCCCTCTTCCTCGTCGCCGCCCTCTTCGAAATCGGCGGCGCCTGGCTGGTCTGGCAGGGCGTGCGCGAACACAAGGGCTGGGTCTGGATCGGCGCCGGAGTGATCGCGCTCGGGGTGTACGGCTGGGTGGCCACGTTCCAGCCGGACGCCGCTTTCGGCCGTATCCTCGCCGCGTACGGCGGCGTCTTCGTCGCCGGATCACTGGCGTGGGGCGCGATCGCCGACGGCTACCGCCCCGACCGCTGGGATGTGACCGGCGCACTGATCTGCCTGGCCGGAATGGCAGTGATCATGTATGCCCCCAGGGGCCGCTGA
- a CDS encoding AAA family ATPase, translated as MLIERAYVDVPAGEGAAGDGWPWTVPCVRQLVDEGLAFRAPVTFLVGENGSGKSTLAEALAEGFGLDSYGGSAGYKYASSREASLLGGLMRFDPTREGRRMVRGPRVRRRGFFLRAETALEALNGEQRSNRLSRSPDEMSHGEGFLMAFRERFSQQGLYVMDEPEAALSFSSCLELVGLMDELGRGGAQIICATHSPLLTALPGAAIVEVGEHGMRSVEWAELGLVDHWRRYLNDPRAYLRHVLEG; from the coding sequence ATGCTGATCGAACGGGCTTACGTGGACGTTCCGGCGGGGGAGGGGGCGGCCGGGGACGGCTGGCCCTGGACGGTGCCGTGTGTGCGCCAGCTGGTCGACGAAGGGCTGGCCTTCCGTGCTCCGGTCACTTTCCTGGTGGGGGAGAACGGTTCGGGCAAGTCGACGCTGGCCGAGGCGCTGGCGGAAGGCTTCGGGCTGGATTCGTACGGCGGATCGGCGGGATACAAGTACGCGAGTTCGCGGGAAGCGTCGCTGCTCGGTGGGCTGATGCGGTTCGATCCGACGCGGGAGGGCCGCCGGATGGTGCGCGGACCACGGGTCCGCCGGCGGGGGTTCTTCCTACGGGCGGAGACGGCGCTGGAGGCGCTGAACGGGGAGCAGAGGTCGAACCGGCTGTCCCGGTCCCCGGACGAGATGAGCCACGGGGAGGGCTTTTTGATGGCCTTCCGGGAACGGTTCTCGCAGCAGGGCCTGTATGTGATGGACGAACCTGAGGCGGCCCTGTCCTTCTCCTCCTGTCTGGAACTGGTCGGGTTGATGGACGAGTTGGGGAGGGGCGGCGCGCAGATCATCTGCGCCACGCACTCACCGCTGCTGACGGCGCTGCCCGGCGCGGCGATCGTGGAGGTCGGCGAGCACGGGATGCGGAGCGTGGAGTGGGCGGAACTGGGGCTGGTCGACCACTGGCGGCGCTATCTCAACGATCCCCGGGCGTATCTGCGGCATGTGCTGGAGGGGTGA